CTAAATAGGGATTCACGGCATGCGTGCCAATGCTACCCATGATTAAGGTATATCCATCTGCTGGCGATTTAGCCACAAAGTCGGCGCCAATGTTTCCACCGCCACCTGCCTTGTTTTCAACAATCACTGGCTGCCCAAAAGACTCACTCAAGCCCTGCGCAATGATGCGGGAGAATCCATCCGCAATCCCACCCGTGGCAAAAGGAGAAATGATTTTAATTTGGTGGTTCGGGTAAGCAACTGCTTGGGCAAAGGTGTTTTGATAAGCAAACAAGCCGAACATCAGAGTAAAGACAAATGCAATTTTTTTCATATTATTTTGCTACTGATCTGTGATGAATGGGTGCTGCACATAAGCCTTGAACTTGGTATTGTCGAATCAAGTCGGTCACCAGACCGCTACGAATAAATTCTTCTACACATGCACTCAGAAATTCAATTGCTTCCACATTAGATTTATTGGTTGCGATTGCTTGCTGAATTCCAGTGAATTGTCCATTTAATATCCGCAAGCCTGGAGCTATTTTTGCAAACGACACCAGGCCAGTTTTCAGTCCAGCTAATGCATCTAAGTGCTCGCTCATGAAAAGCTCATTACTTGCTTGCACACTATCCGCATGCACCAAAGTTGCATGCTTTAAGTTGCGTTGCAACCAGAGGTCATATGCACTCTTAAAAAATGATGCAATTCTCACTCCTGGTTGGTCTA
This region of Polynucleobacter sp. JS-JIR-II-50 genomic DNA includes:
- a CDS encoding transporter substrate-binding domain-containing protein, with amino-acid sequence MNLIASEVRAQLAPHGVLSAAVYLGNFLLVTGRTSSGEPAGIAPDICRAIAKRLDVKLDLRGFETQDEVVDAAATGKCGIVLVGSDPARAQKVTFTPAYAELEATYLVPANSPIQDISQVDQPGVRIASFFKSAYDLWLQRNLKHATLVHADSVQASNELFMSEHLDALAGLKTGLVSFAKIAPGLRILNGQFTGIQQAIATNKSNVEAIEFLSACVEEFIRSGLVTDLIRQYQVQGLCAAPIHHRSVAK